CCTCTTTCCTAGATTTAGTGGTAACCTCTGGTAAAACCTTAATAAATCGCAGTTAATTTTCTTCCTTTAGGCAGATCCATAAAGAGGCACATCATAGTGGGAGACTGAAGAGCAGATGATCTGATTCCAAAGTGGTATTTTCTTGGTTCTAAACAGTGGTGAAAGTAGATATTTAATCTTAGCAGTGAGTCCAAGCACGAGGACAGTTACTGATAGTCCTCACAAGTACCAGCTAGCACACAAGACAGAACAAATGTTATGTTGAATGGGTAGCTCAATGTGATGACTTCACAAGCCATTTCACGGAAGAGCAGCGACACTCCCCTCCCCGGATCCTAGAGCATGTCTCCAAGGGAACCCCTGGGCCTCCCACCCTGTTCCAAGAGAAGCCTCATGGActtctggaaagagcaccggcctgtgaaggagaggacttgggttctaatgccagctccaccacttgtctgatgtgttgCCTTGAATaggttactgaacttctctgtgcctaagttccctcatctgcaaaatggagattcaatacttgttctccctcctgcttagactgtgagtcctgtgtgaaactgattatcttgtatctaccccagcatttagaacagtgcttgacacataagtgcttaattccacaattattaattattattaagagcctttGCATTCCCCTCCTAGGTCAGCAGGAAGACTGGCACAGCATCTGAACCATGGAATGCAGCAGCAGAAGTCATGGCTGAGGGAGGTTTGGCACCAAAAATAAGAAAACAGACAAAAAAGTATCAGATTCCTAATCATTCATGCCAGTACAAAGGATGGGCACTCATATTGGTTCTGCATACCAGATCAACTCAGCTGATTTCACTGCAATGGGATTCCATTGTCTGGGATACAGATTGGAGCAGGGCAAGGGAAGAACAGAAAAGAATTCCACCTTGAAGTGGAAACtcaaattataataaaaataataataatagtggtatctgttaagcgcttactatgtgccaggcattgtactaaacactggggcagttacaaggtaattgggttggacacagtccctgtcccacatagggcacacagtgttaatccccattttccagatgaggtaaccaaggcacagagatgtaaagtgacttgcccaaggtcacccagcagacatgtgggggatccagaattagaactcaggtccttctgactcccaggcccatgttctatcttctaagccatgctgcactgcCCACTGAGTTTTACTGCCAGAGGAAATGCTGATAAAAGGAGAGGAACAAGAATGGGCTGGCAGAAGCAGAAGACTGGATAATCAGCATATTAGAAAAGCAGTCACTGTTGAACAATCAGGCGGATTCTTGTAAGGGAATACAAGAAAGATCTCAGTTCTCCTTTAGCTTTCCTTACTAAAGCCTTCAATTCCCAGGCGGGTACTTGAAAGATTCCACACAAAAGGATTAGAAAAATTAGACATTGAACACTGTGGCCAGGCCAGGAGTAGGAATGTCAACCCTGCTACTTAGCTCTGATCTACTCAGCCTGAAAGGCAGCTGGCGCTGATCCACTGTCTGTCGGGTGTCTGTTTGACAAGTTGAGGACTTTTTATCAGCAAGTTCAactgcagcaaaaaaaaaaaaaaaagactcatctctctcttcctctctgtttatGCTTAGTCCTGTAAGTCACAGACATCAGTTTTACCCAGCAGCCCTCTCAGGAGCATTGACCCTGACCTAAGAAGAGTTTCCAAGAGCAAAGTTGCCAGGTGGTGTTGGGTTAAAGAAGCTATTCTTGGCACACTgcagtacagcactgtgcacttTACTTGATTAATCCAGTAAAGTAGGTAAGCATTATCCCCATCTCATACTTAGGGgtaacagagaggttaaatgagatAGTCCCCAAATAGCAAGTCCATTTCAAAGTCATTTGCCAAGTCTCATGCTTAACACACTTAGGTTCCTGCtaaccactataattattattaagtaatatcACAATgataatgccatttattaagtgctacaatgtcctaagcactagagtagatacaaggtctgtgattggacacagttcctgttccccacAAGGTTcaccaaatctccattttacaagtgagtcagccagtcaattatatttattgagtgctctgtacagagcactgtactaagcacttgggagagtacaaaaaacagTATAAGGccccaagaggttaagtgacttacctaagattaTGGTGGGCCAGTGACAGCACTGAGATTTAAAcctaggtctcctgcctcccagttcaGAGCTCTTCCCATTAAAGCACCCTGCAGTAGTAATTAAGGGATAAGGGTGGCAATCAGTCCATCTTAAATGAGGAAGGCCATTCAGGTGTGCAACTCCATCTCTCTAACTTAGCTCACTTCTAAGAATTTTTCAAATGAAAGTTGAATTTCAGCTAAGGGAGGCAGACATACAGACACCAACaaccaagagctgggattagaacccaggtcctccgactcccaggcaatCCATCTTCACACCCACCCCAAAATACCACCCATCATTAATGATTTGGTTACTGACTCATGACTAAGTGAATGCCTCCATTTTACTGTATAACCCAGGGTAAGGAAAACCCGCAATGCAGTACTTACCCTGCAGGCAACTGCACACCTGTGCATAACCACTTCTTCTAACTCCAGATGATGCTGCATCCAGATAGATTGAATGCTAGTGGAAGAGAGACACCCAGTTTGGTGGTCACATTTGGTCCAAAATGGAGTGGCAGTACACATTCAGTCAAGTCTCCGTGTGCAGACTTCTGAGGAGTTTAACAGTTTTCTTGCTCCTGTGCCTCTTGGATTACTTTAAAAGATCAGAGTAGCTGATCCAGGAATGTTCCAGTCcattttttctgttttattttaacTAACTCTAACCTCCAAACCGCTAGTTCAGGTGTGAATTCCCCAAAACTTCCCCCTCACCATCTTCCTACCCCCACCTATCCACTTTCATCCTTCCCAGTCATCTTTCAAGatatttcccattttccaaatctaTTCTTCCCACCCCATCTCTTTGCACCTAATGTGTCGAGtcttcttccctttctgcccgatatcttcaacagctcactctccagtggctttcttCAAACATATATTTCTGTCTCCTATCCTGAAGCCTGCAACCATGGGATTACCTGTGACTTCTCCCTCTCTAACCAgtcaccaaatcaatcaatggcatttgagtgcttactgtgtgcagagtactgtaccaagtgcttggacaaGAACAACacaattgagttggtaaacaagatccctgcccacaagaaacttaacagttcacaggggaagacagacattaaaataaattagagataggggaagtagtagagaaaaaggatatttatataagtgctggagggctggggtATTAGAATAATTAATAGGGTCATGAGGTTTCTATTATCTGCTAGAATCCTATCAGTTCCAGATTCACAACATctcccaaatccaccccttctacATATGAACTGCCATCACTCTGGTCCAAGCCCTTGTCATATCCCAACAACTATTCCACCAACTTCCTCAGGAACCACCACCTCCACTTTCAAGTCCATACttagctctgctacttggatcacttttctaaaatattttgCACACACGTCCTTATCCCTCAAAATCCTTCAATGGCAATCCACTCATTTCCAcaaaccatcagctttaagacaatcAACCAACTTTCTCCCCGATCTACCTTCCTCCAGCCTAGACattttactcttctaatgccacaTCATGGACTTTTTGCTTAATGCCctttcagcctggaactccttctcactTTACTACTATTGctctcatcttcaaatcccttataAAAATGACAAATCTTCCAGGACTTCCATGattaaatagggtggggagaagtttaatcaatcagcagtattcacTTAGTTTTCATGGTGTGCAGAGAATTGCTTTGAGAGCAGGGGAAGATGCAAAGCAATAGATACAaagcaatagggttggtagataatACCTGTGAATAAGAACTACTCCAGCAatttaagcacttgagtactcaaTCTCCACCACACATTAACTCTTTGCTTGCCCCACCtgtgattttagtgtctgcctttccccagctagattgcaaATTGAGGGCAAGATTATAGGTACTAACTCTAtcatacctcccaagtgcttagatagcTCTACAcaggttaagtgctcaataaatacaattacactAATATTCTGACTTCCAATACAAGCCACATTGtctggaaaaaatatatttctgaGGGAAGCCTTCAGGAGCACAGTTAAAAGTCCCTTAACTCATAATTGTGTACAGGGCTGAGGGATAACCCAACCCACCACTCAGGATCTGTGTTGTAACCTGGGCTCAACAAGTCAGAATGACAGGCCCTCCCTGCTCAAAGCTAAGTCAGCCTCCCTACTCATACAGGTCACTGCCTGGACCTGCAATTCCAAAGAGTTGCAGGGAGAAATTTGGACCAACTTCCTTTAGGCCAAGGCACACTGTGGGAGGGATTCTGCTGCTGGCGTAGAGTGGGAAAAGGATTTCATGAGTGCAGTACAAACCAGGGGGCGGGAAGAAgcaagacaggcattaaagaGTTATAACAGTCTTTATTTCAAGAGATCACCAGTGCATTAAATGAGTGTAGTATGGCATGTGAGGCACCCAAGGTCCACCAGCTGGTCCTGTCCACCCAGTGGCAATGTACAAGTCACTCTAACCCCCTAGGGAGAAGCCCTGGCTTTGAGGATTTCTAGTGCTCTCAGACATTGAGATCGATCACTCAGCCCTCAGCCTGAAAATTCAGCCCTGAGGTGAATCTCGCTTATCTTTGTCCTTCAAGGCAAGTGTCTTCTGCCTTAGATCTTCCAAAGAACAAGGCCCCTTATTGCTGGTTATCAAATAAAAGGCACAGAAGAATTGCACCCATTTAATTGACAAATACAAGACTGGGTCGATAACTCTTTGGCTGTGCTCTACATCTGAAAAAGAAATTTAAATTCCCTAGCCACCATATAGGACCTACTGTATATTATACAGAAATAACTTAATGTCTTTTGACAAGGACAAACTACTGCGTGGCTCAGGCCACGAATCCTACTCAAGGGGAATGAAATGTCCCACGCATGGGACAGGAGCCCGTGCTTCTCCTAGCCATTGATGCGGTAGTTCTCATGGATTTGGGGCTGGATATCACACACGAAGGCCAACAAGTTAACCAGGACTTCCTCCCGGTTCTTGTCAAAGTGGCCCTGAAGAATGACCATCTTTTCCTGAGTCTCCTTCTCTACTTCTGTGGTGCAGCTGCCATGGGAGCCCAGAGCCTACAGGAGgaatgaaaaagagaagagatggagatggtcatcagtcaatggtatttattgagcacttactactaaacacttgggagagtacaatgcagtggagttggtagatgcattccctgcccacaatgagctgacaaatCAATACTCTCATTCATCCTATGACTAATGAGGCCAGCttctacctttttttaaaaatggcatttaagtgctgactatatgtcacactgttctaagcacaggggtagatacaagttaatcaagttggacactgaccctgtcccatttggggctcacagtttaaggtggATGGAGAACTGgttctgaaaccccattttagttgaggaaactgaggcccagaaaagttaagtgacttgcccaaggtcacacaggaggcaaatggaagattcaggattagaacctaggtctgtgttctttccactcccaGATTAACGGGGCAGGATATTTCACCACGGAATACAAGCTGAAAACAAGCAAGCTATTAACTTCATTTCATTTCAAATGCCAAGGGCTTATTCTAAAAATAGTTCAAGAAACTAGTATTAAATGAGCAACGCTGGCATTTTAACATACTTTATAATGAAGCTTGATGGATTATGAAGGTGTTTTACTTTTTAAATGTAAGTGCACTTACCTTAAATGTAACTGCAGGGGTAGAAAGACGATAATCAAttcaaacccagtccctgccccaccatcTAAGAGGTAGGGTGAGCAAGAAtcttacctccattttatagatgaggaaactgaggctcagagaggttaatggacttgtccaaggtcacatagcaagccacTGGAAGTGCaagaactagaacctgggtcgcatacccaggcccatgcccttcccagtaggccatactACCTCTTATTTTATGTGACTCGTGAGCTAGGGTCACCAGTGTATTACAAAGTGTTGAAGTTGATCAACTTTTACCCTCAAGCCAATCAGAACTGTACTTCATACACAAAGCAAGTGCATACAAGATTCTTGGTCAACAACCAGTCATAGTATTTACAccacacttattttgtgcagagcactgtactaagcacctgagagaatagaattagcagacaggagccaatccctgatctcaagaagcttacaatctttcCCAATTCACTATACTGCTTGGCTAACTTATCTGATAGCAAAACACTAAGTTTAGTACTTCAAAGCTCTGCGCTGagcaccatatgcagagcaccgagGAACTTAAGATGATGACAGAGAAtacgtttgctaattctgttgtactgtactctcccagagcacttagtagagtgttctgcacatagtaaagtgctcaataaatactactgattaataagACGGTGTGAACAACAGAAAGATACTAACTGCGGCTTCCTTGGCTTTgaattctttctccctctgcagGCGGTACTGTTCAATCTCAGCCTGGGCTTCTTCCTTTGCCTGCTTCAGCCGCCGGTTCTTTCCTGTTGTCAAAGAACAAGTCTGCATCAGAAGTGGTTGATGGGAAAAATAAAATTAGGCAACTAGCCAGGCTACTCAAGACTATAATAACAGCGCTTGCGCAACAAGCTGCCTTCAGAGCAGCCACTCCAGCCCCCGTTCATCCACAGTTTAGAGGAGCTGCAaagagagtctgggcctgggagttgggggacctgggttctaatcttagttctgccacttacctgctgtgtgaccctggacaagtcagttgacttttttgtacctcagtccctcatctgcaaaatgggggttcaatatctgttctctgccctacgtagactgtgagccccatgtgggacctgattatcttgtatctaccccagtgtttagtatagtgtgcaaacagtaagcatttaataccacagttattattaccaagcaGAGCCCTGGGTCACCCTGCACCTTCTCCTCATAATCAgcatcatctagtggaaagagcacacttgTGGACGTCAGagaccctgggctctaatcctagctccgccacttacctgccatatggccatgagcaagtcacttaaccctccgtgcctcagttccctcatctgcaaaatggggattcaatacttattctctctcctacataggcTGTGGACCCCAGGTAGAACCCACAAgataatctatcccagtgctcagtacagtgcttggcacagagtaaatgcttaataccaaaattatcaagaATCATAATAAAAGAATTAGAGCCATACCCTTGCAGCCAACTAGGTCTTAGCCCCAGCCCAGACACATGAGGTTTCAGAAATAGGATGACACCCAGCACCCCTGGGGCCCCTTTCTGTCAAGCTGACTAAACCTCCATCAGTCTCCACAGCTCCCACCAACCTTACTTCCTTTGCCATATACATCCTGTATGAGAGTCCTGAACAACCAGTTCTCAGGTTTTCAAAAAAATATTGCATCTGGCCTGCAAAATTGATCCAGAGACTAGCCACATCTCACACTACTGTCCTTCTAGCCCCTCTGAACCCTGGTAGGAAATGGAAGAATGGTCAACTTGATTCTAGGGGCACCAAGCACCCATGTTACAGATTAGCCATGACTTTCCcccaggaagagagaggaagggaaggaaaaggggacctAGTGGCATTCTTGAGCTAAGAGGATACCAGCCTGGTGAGCCTTTCCCCAAGTATATGTTCCTGGTGGCCAGAAAACAAGTCTTGTACATCTGCTGGGCTGTCCCAAGATTGCAGCACAGCTCATCGCACCTAGGGTCACTCGATAATGATCATCACCACTGCCACGAGGTGGTGAGTCTTGCAGCAGGGAGAAGGACTTGGGTAGTAACAGCTGCCTGATGCAGACACTCTCCAGGCAGAAGGTGAAGGTTTAACGGCTCTgacccattgcttggcacaaccAAGGTaataaaaacctccaatagttaccATGAGAGCCACTAGGCCCAGGCCAGAGAACTCCCAGCACTCGTGCCCCAGCAACCCTGAATCCAAAAAACCACCAATCTTCACCCCAAGAGGTACTTTTCTATTTTCCAGATTTCCCAGCTCAGTCACAGCTACAGGTTGACACGGACACGCATCCCCCAAAAATACAAACCCAGGTTGACAGAACATGCCTGGCCCAAACACACCCAGATTTCAACCACAACCACAGATTCCCAAGGAAACAAAGCGCTAGAAAAGATCCAGTACCCTAAGTTTCTATGTCTACTGTCTCCATTTTCTTTCAAGCCCAGCACAGAGGTCAAATGAGAGTCAAGCACACAGTCATTTAGCCAGCTCACTCCCTGGACCCACTGGCTAGACCGGAGTCAAAGAAACTCCGTTGGGGTGTGTTACCAGCGTGACCACAGCCCAACCCCAGGTTTGCTAATGCAgactgctgaggagaaggggtgggttAGGTGGAGAAACAACTAGGTCTTGATGCTCAGGGATGGACCAGACCGAGAACCACACctatcatatctgtaatttaattatttaaagtctgtctccttgtctatattctaagcttgttgtgggcatggaatttgtacgtttattgttatattgtactttcccaagaatttagtaaagtgctctgcacatagtacacattcAAATGCAACTGACTGGTTGAGTCAAGTCACCCACGCCTCACCTTGCTGCATTCAACTCCTTGTCGGTCTGCATGTAGACAGAGCAGTGCTTAATTTTCAAAGGCTAAAACtgattttttaatatttgttaagagcttactatgtgccaagcactgttctaagctctggggtataaacaagcttatcaggttggacacagtccatgtcccacatgggctgacagtcttaatctccattttacagataaacgaactgaggcacagaaaaatttagTGACGTGACCagagtaacacagcaggcaaatggcagagctaggactagaacccagggccttctgactccctggcccatccactaggtcatgctgcttttcctcaccgaagaaaaaaaaaaatgagccaaAGGGGGCAactaaaaaaaattaacattaaaaaaagtgcaCGTTCCAGAAACCACTCGGCCCCTTCCACTACACATTCGCTACCCCCGAGGGGCAGTCCAGGAGAAGACAGTTGAGAAGTTATCtcctaaaaatgaggaaactgggacagagAAAgacaagtgacatgcctaagatcacacagctacaGTGACCAAGTTTTAAAAAGAatgcagttgtttttttttcctgtctccagGCTGGTGTTCCATCCGTTAGGTCACATCATACTGTTGGTCAGAAGAGAGAAAACTTGGCCCGTGCCCTAAAGTATAGTTACCTAAACAAGAGATGATGATGCTTAGGTTAAGTGGGTAAGAATATTAAGCACAGGGCAAGCAGAATGCCCCGGAGAAAGCAGAAGTTGCATCAGATTTCAGGATATCAGCAGAGGACAGCAAAGTTTGCAGCAAATAATGCCTGCAAGAAAGACAACCGACTTATCAGAGACTAATAGAACTGAAATGTCTTCTCACAACAATCTTCTGGCATCTATCTGCCCAAGTTTCTTACACCCTTGCCTCATACCTTCATAGTCAGCTTCTTTTTCCTAAGCATCTATCTCAGTCTctgctctttcttttccctcttcctgggCACCAAGTCCTTTCATTTCTTCTCTAGATTTTAGTCAGTGTAACCCCTGCTTTcatttcaatcatgtttattgagtgtctgtgtgtattctgtgtctgtgtgtattctacctcagcacctggaagaatacagtataacggagttggtagccaGTCTAACGAGGTGACAGGCTACATTTACAAATCCCCTCCCTGCCAGTGGCGGCTTCTGGGCCTGGAGGTCTCATATGGACTGGAAAAGTTGCCATAGCGGACTCTGGAAAATACTGGGTCATGGTTCTTCAGGAACAACAACCTCCCAGTTACAACAAATGGAAGTTTACAGTCATGGCAGCATTAAATGGGAACAAGTTTCCCAGTTCAAGCTCAACAGAGATTACATATGCAGAAAGATGACTGCAAGAACCCTGAGACTTACAAGGCGGGTTAATATTATATGAAAGGTTTGGGCCAGTTCTTATACCTGGAATAtagtgaactcgttgtgggcaggaatctgtctgttgttatactgtactctcccaagagcttagtacttagtatcgagcacacagtaagtgctcaataaatactgatttagtatttagtattttgAATTTAGCCCCTCGACTAAAAGATAAGTCCCTGATCAAGGGTCAAAAGCCCTTTAGCCTCCAGGGGCACTCATtgaggctttggggggggggggggcagcctctTGCATCAGAGCTTGACGTcaagaatgaattcattcaatagtatttattgagcgcttattatgtgcagagcactgtactaagcgcttggaatgtacaaatcggcaacagatagagacagtccctgcccactgacgggcttacggtccaatctgGTTGCAAAGCTGGTTTTTCCAAACAGACTCCACTTAGCCTAAACCTCCTTTGGGTGAGGGACGGGCCTAATTTAGTGTCCACCGTACATTTCCCAGCACTTTACTCCagggcggtgtgaccttgggaaagtcacttcacttctctttgcctcagttacctcatctgtattatggagatggagactgtgagctccatgtgggcgtgggctgtgcccaacctgattacctgtgtatatatagtggtatttgttaagcgcttactatgtgcaaagcctggTACCCACCCCGGCTcttggaacaatgcctggcacatagtaagtgcttaccaagtaccctcCAAAGGATCACATGGCAgtgaaggaaaaggtcaaggctTAAAAGGGCTTTGCAATCAACCCACTGGCTAGTTTCCTAGTTTAGGGGaagtttaggggaagcagcgtggctcagtggaaagagcctgggcttgggagtcagagatcacgggttcgactcccggctatgccacttgtcagctgtgtgaccgtgggcaagtcacttcccttctctgggcctcagtgacctcatctgtaaaatggggattaactgtgagcctcacgagggaccacctgatgaccctgtatctcccccagcgctgagaacagtgctctgcacatagtaagtgagtaacaaataccaacattattatttcctgggcGTCAGGTGCAGggccggggaaagagcccgggcttgggagtcagaggtcacgagttcgaatcccagctctgccacttgtcagctgggtgaccgtgggcaagtcacttcccttccctgggcctcagtgacctcatctgtaaaatggggattaactgtgagcctcacgagggaccacctgatgaccctgtatctcccccagcgctgagaacagtgctcggcacacagtaagtgagtaacaaataccagcattattatttcctgGGCGTCAGGTGCCGGGCCGGGTCTGAACCTTGAAAGGGGGCGCAGCCCCTCGgtcgcccccgaccccccggtTCCTCCCCACTCACGTTTGCGGGCTTCGGACACCTTCTCGGCGGCGCGTTTCTCGGCCTGCAGCAGCTGCTGGATGCCCTGCGACTGGCTGGCCATGGTGGCGAGGAGCGAAGACCCAAGGCCGGTCCCTTGCGGAGCAGAggagcggccccgcccccttctcgcCCGTCACGTGACCCGCGGgacgggcgggggagggagcggagTGGTCACGTGGTCGCCCAGGCTAAGGCGGGCGGTCACGTGGTTTCTCGgacccgagcgggggggggggcgagccgctcctttttttcttcccggAGCATGCGCAGAccgacttcctcctccctccttcccccttcaccctctcccaGGGCGACGTGGCCATGGAGGCAACGTGGCCATGGAGGCAACGTGGCCTTGTGCCATCGATTCCTCCCCGCCTCTCATTCCGCCCACGATAAccccttcattttttaaaaaaaaaaaacaaaaactttttgGGTTATGAAtgcacgagcccgggcttgggagtcagaggtcgtgggttcgaatcccggccctggcacttggcagctgggggactgggcaagtcacttctctgggcctcagttccctcgtctgtaaaatggggactaaaaccgtgagcctcacgtgggaccacctgattaccctctatctagagaagcagcgtggctcagtggaaagagcatgggctttggagtcagaggttatgggttcgaatcccggctctgccacttgtcagctgtgtgactgtgggcaagtcacaacttctctgtgcctcagttacctcgtctgtgaaatggggatcaagactgtgagccccacgtgggacaagctgattcccctgaggctaccccagcccttagaacagtgctctgcacatagtaagtgcttaacaaataccaacattattattattattaccccagcgtttagaacagtggtctgcacatagtaagcgcttaacaaataccgacattattattattattaccccagcgcttagaacagtggtctgcacatagtaataataataatactaatgttggtatttgttaagtgcttactatgtgcagagcactgtcctaagccctggggtagatatagggtaatcaggttgtcccacgtgaggctcacagttaatccccattttacagatggggtaactgaggcacagagaagttaagtgacttgtccacagtcatacagctgacaagtggcagagctgggatgcgaactcatgacctctgactcccaagcccagactctttccactaagccatgctgcttctctagtaagcacttaataaataccaacattattattattatgtctgtcctTTCATAGGCAGCAGCTCTGCAGAAGCAAGGAGCAACTTCTCCCtagattcagtgcttagaatggtgcttggcacatagtaagcacttaacaaatattattattcctgttgtgGGAGAaccaatcattaataataatggtatttccttaattcaatcatattaattgaccgcttactctgcactgagcactgtactaattgttaagagcttactatgggccaggctctgtactaagtgctggagtacatacaaggaaatctgtttggatacagcccctgctcAAAATGGGGCTCGTTGTgccaatcgccattttacagatgaggtaactgaggcacacagaagtttagtgacttgcccaaggttacacagcagacaagtgtctgcagcgcttagaacagtgattggcacatagtaagcccttaccaaataccattaaaaagaagtggcagagctaggattagaacccatgactttctgactcccaggcccatgctctatccac
The Ornithorhynchus anatinus isolate Pmale09 chromosome 4, mOrnAna1.pri.v4, whole genome shotgun sequence genome window above contains:
- the ATP6V1G1 gene encoding V-type proton ATPase subunit G 1, translating into MASQSQGIQQLLQAEKRAAEKVSEARKRKNRRLKQAKEEAQAEIEQYRLQREKEFKAKEAAALGSHGSCTTEVEKETQEKMVILQGHFDKNREEVLVNLLAFVCDIQPQIHENYRING